Proteins found in one Arthrobacter pascens genomic segment:
- the argB gene encoding acetylglutamate kinase, whose translation MNTQTRETTSMTDAQSKAGTLIEALPWIQRFAGTTMVIKYGGNAMVNDELRRAFAEDVVFLHHVGIHPVVVHGGGPQINSMLARLGIESEFKGGLRVTTPEAMDVVRMVLTGQVGRELVGLINSHGPYAVGMSGEDGGLLRAVRTGTVIDGEEVDLGLVGEVVGVNPEGILDILAAGRIPVISTVAPEIEDDGGDAADERGQRVQTTGQVLNVNADTAAAALAEALGASKLVILTDVEGLYANWPDRSSLISSLTASELRRLLPSLESGMIPKMEACLKAIDGGVEQAHIVDGRLPHSMLLETFTTAGIGTQVVPDEEVAP comes from the coding sequence ATGAACACCCAGACCCGCGAGACCACGTCCATGACTGACGCCCAAAGCAAGGCCGGCACGCTGATCGAGGCGCTGCCCTGGATCCAGCGCTTCGCCGGCACCACCATGGTGATCAAGTACGGCGGCAACGCCATGGTCAACGACGAGCTGCGCCGTGCGTTCGCTGAGGATGTCGTCTTCCTGCACCACGTGGGGATCCATCCCGTCGTGGTCCACGGCGGTGGGCCCCAGATCAACTCCATGCTGGCCAGGCTGGGCATCGAGTCCGAGTTCAAGGGCGGCCTCCGGGTCACTACGCCGGAAGCCATGGACGTGGTCCGGATGGTCCTCACCGGACAGGTGGGGCGCGAGCTCGTTGGGCTGATCAATTCCCACGGACCCTATGCCGTGGGCATGTCCGGCGAAGACGGCGGACTCCTGCGTGCTGTCCGGACCGGCACCGTGATCGACGGCGAGGAAGTGGACCTGGGCCTGGTAGGCGAAGTGGTGGGTGTTAATCCGGAAGGCATCCTTGACATCCTTGCGGCAGGCCGGATCCCGGTCATCTCAACTGTGGCACCGGAAATCGAGGACGACGGCGGCGATGCCGCCGACGAGCGAGGACAGCGCGTGCAAACCACCGGGCAGGTCCTTAACGTCAACGCGGATACAGCTGCCGCTGCCCTGGCGGAAGCCCTGGGAGCCTCCAAGCTGGTGATCCTCACAGATGTGGAGGGCCTGTACGCCAACTGGCCGGACCGGTCCTCCCTCATTTCATCGCTGACGGCTTCGGAACTGCGCCGGCTGCTGCCGTCGCTCGAATCAGGCATGATCCCCAAGATGGAGGCGTGCCTCAAAGCCATCGACGGAGGTGTGGAACAGGCGCACATCGTGGACGGCCGCCTGCCGCATTCCATGCTCCTGGAAACATTTACGACGGCGGGCATCGGCACGCAGGTCGTCCCCGACGAGGAAGTAGCCCCATGA
- a CDS encoding acetylornithine transaminase has protein sequence MNQSHTGSHAASTLEKTPVGDLVEGKGHASGADWLARYSTSLMGVFGTPQRVLVRGAGCLVWDADGKEYLDLLGGIAVNALGHAHPFLTSVISSQLATLGHVSNFFTSPTQIALAEKLLALSNAPAGSKVFFTNSGTEAVEAAFKLARRNSGPENGGTDAAARTKIIALEGAFHGRTMGALALTAKEAYRAPFEPLPGGVVHLPFGDVEALEAAIDETVAAVFLEPIQGEAGVRPLPAGYLRAAREATTKAGALLILDEVQTGIGRTGKWLASEDAGIVPDAVTLAKGLGGGFPIGALVTFGEQTSSLLAAGQHGTTFGGNPVATAAALATLHAIESQRVLANVAAVGEHLRAGLATMEGVTDVRGEGLLIGFDLDADVAPSVVTAGLEAGFIVNSPGPRTIRLAPPLVLTTDQANTFLAAFPAILQTAKDAQ, from the coding sequence ATGAACCAGTCACACACAGGCAGCCACGCGGCCAGCACCCTGGAGAAAACACCCGTGGGAGACCTGGTCGAAGGCAAAGGCCACGCCAGCGGAGCCGACTGGCTCGCCCGCTACTCCACGTCCCTGATGGGCGTATTCGGCACTCCCCAGCGGGTGCTTGTCCGAGGCGCCGGCTGCCTGGTCTGGGACGCCGACGGCAAGGAATACCTGGACCTGCTCGGCGGCATTGCCGTCAACGCGCTCGGCCACGCCCACCCGTTTCTGACCTCGGTGATTTCGAGCCAGCTGGCGACGCTGGGGCACGTCTCCAACTTCTTCACCAGCCCCACGCAGATCGCCCTCGCCGAAAAACTGCTGGCCTTGAGCAACGCGCCGGCTGGTTCCAAGGTGTTTTTCACCAACTCCGGCACCGAGGCCGTTGAGGCCGCCTTCAAGCTCGCGCGCCGGAACTCCGGTCCCGAAAATGGTGGCACGGACGCCGCGGCCCGCACCAAAATCATCGCCCTCGAGGGTGCCTTCCACGGCCGCACCATGGGCGCCCTCGCCCTGACGGCCAAGGAAGCCTATCGCGCTCCGTTCGAGCCGCTGCCGGGCGGCGTTGTCCACCTCCCGTTCGGCGACGTCGAAGCCCTCGAAGCCGCGATTGACGAAACCGTGGCCGCGGTGTTCCTGGAGCCGATCCAGGGCGAAGCCGGGGTCCGGCCCTTGCCTGCCGGCTACCTCAGGGCCGCTCGTGAGGCGACCACGAAGGCGGGGGCTTTACTGATCCTGGACGAAGTCCAGACCGGAATCGGCCGTACCGGCAAATGGCTTGCCAGCGAGGACGCGGGGATCGTTCCGGATGCCGTCACGCTGGCCAAGGGCCTCGGTGGCGGTTTCCCCATCGGCGCGCTGGTCACGTTCGGCGAGCAGACGTCATCCCTGCTGGCAGCAGGTCAGCACGGCACCACCTTCGGCGGAAACCCTGTGGCGACGGCGGCCGCCCTCGCCACGCTGCACGCCATCGAAAGCCAGCGCGTGCTCGCCAATGTTGCGGCGGTGGGGGAACATCTCCGCGCCGGCCTGGCCACCATGGAGGGCGTGACGGACGTCCGGGGCGAGGGCCTGCTGATCGGCTTCGACTTGGACGCCGACGTCGCACCGTCCGTGGTGACCGCGGGCCTCGAAGCCGGTTTCATCGTCAACAGCCCCGGGCCGCGCACCATCCGGCTCGCCCCGCCCTTGGTCCTCACCACGGACCAGGCCAACACGTTCCTCGCCGCCTTCCCGGCCATC
- the argJ gene encoding bifunctional glutamate N-acetyltransferase/amino-acid acetyltransferase ArgJ, protein MTITAPLGFRAAGITAGLKASGKPDLALVVNDGPSKAAAAVFTSNRVAAAPVHWSRQVVSDGRVDAVILNSGGANACTGPEGFQNTHSTAEKVADVLDISATDVFVCSTGLIGEQLPMDKILPGIEAAAAALSTDGGPEASAAIMTTDSVPKAALFIGTDADGQEFTIGGIAKGAGMLAPGLATMLVVLTTDANVEAEMLDFVLRDATRVTFDRTDSDGCMSTNDTVVLLASGSSGAVPSAEAFGAGLTQVCAELARKLIGDAEGASHDIAIRTFNAASERDAETVSRSVARSNLFKAAIFGKDPNWGRVLSAVGTTDAVFEPDQLNVAMNGIQICRNGSIGDDRDLVDLEPREVLVEIDLQAGDAEATIWTNDLTHDYVHENSAYSS, encoded by the coding sequence GTGACCATTACCGCCCCCCTGGGATTCCGGGCCGCCGGGATCACCGCCGGCCTGAAGGCCTCGGGCAAACCGGACCTCGCCCTGGTGGTCAACGACGGCCCCTCCAAAGCCGCGGCCGCCGTCTTCACCAGTAACCGCGTGGCCGCTGCGCCCGTCCACTGGTCCCGCCAGGTGGTCTCGGACGGCCGCGTGGACGCCGTCATCCTCAACTCCGGCGGCGCCAACGCGTGCACCGGCCCCGAAGGGTTCCAGAACACCCACAGCACGGCCGAGAAAGTGGCGGACGTACTGGACATTTCTGCCACGGACGTCTTTGTCTGCTCCACCGGCCTGATCGGCGAGCAGCTGCCGATGGACAAGATCCTTCCCGGCATCGAGGCGGCAGCCGCGGCCCTCAGCACGGACGGCGGCCCGGAAGCGTCCGCAGCCATCATGACCACCGATTCGGTGCCCAAGGCAGCCCTGTTCATCGGCACTGACGCCGACGGCCAGGAGTTCACCATCGGCGGCATCGCCAAAGGCGCAGGCATGCTCGCCCCCGGCCTCGCCACCATGCTGGTGGTGCTCACCACGGATGCCAACGTTGAAGCCGAAATGCTCGACTTCGTCCTGCGGGATGCCACACGCGTCACCTTTGACAGGACTGATTCGGACGGCTGCATGTCCACCAACGACACCGTGGTGCTGTTGGCTTCCGGGTCATCCGGTGCCGTGCCTTCTGCAGAGGCGTTCGGTGCCGGCCTCACGCAGGTGTGCGCCGAACTGGCACGCAAGCTGATCGGGGACGCCGAAGGCGCCAGCCACGACATTGCCATCCGCACGTTCAACGCGGCCAGCGAGCGGGATGCCGAAACCGTCAGCCGCTCCGTGGCCCGGTCCAACCTCTTCAAGGCGGCCATCTTCGGCAAGGACCCCAACTGGGGCCGGGTCCTGTCCGCAGTGGGTACGACGGACGCCGTGTTCGAGCCGGATCAGCTCAACGTGGCCATGAACGGCATCCAGATCTGCCGCAACGGCAGCATCGGCGATGACCGCGACCTCGTGGACCTGGAGCCGAGGGAGGTCCTGGTGGAGATCGACCTCCAGGCAGGCGATGCGGAGGCCACCATCTGGACCAACGACCTGACGCACGATTACGTGCACGAAAACAGCGCGTACTCAAGCTAG